AGAACTCAGTGGCGATGGACTTtacgaaaggtttttttaaagtcctttggGTAAAACTCTCACAGCATCTGGTGCTTCCAACAGGAACACAGAAAAGCACAGACAGGCAAAGAAGATGGTGGATCCCTCTGCCTCAGTGCTGCAGATGACCCAAATGCTTACAGGCCAAGGATGAGGCTAGCAAAGGAAGCAGTAATACTGTTTATGTTAGACTAAGAGAGGCGGGAACCTGAGCATAAAAATGTAGGAGAAGCCCATGGGAGGGTCCTGTGATGAACCAGGCTCCTGAGTTGTAGGGACAAAGGGCTCACAAAGTCTAATCTTAAACAAAGAGGGTCTGGGATTCTGAGGAACCTCAAAAGGGATGAGTTTGAGGAAAGACTGTAAAGTGTAACAGGATCGAAGAGATTTAAATAGATACTTTAACAATGGATACAGAAAGTTATCTCACCAAATCAGTTTTATCTCAAATGAAGTTTGACTACTCAACAAGTAAAGATCTTTCTGCCGAGTGCCCTTTTCACAGCTTCCTTCACTTCCCTGTTCCTCAAACTATAAATCAAAGGGTTTAGCATAGGGATCACCAGTGTATAAAACACTGAGATAATTTTGTCTTGGTCCATTGTGTAGCCAGAGGTAGGCCGCAAATACATAAAGATCAGAGTTCCATAGAAGATAGTGACAGCCATGATATGGGATGCACAGGTAGAGAAGGCTTTGCGCCTACCCTCAGCAGAGTTGATCTTTAAGATGGTGGTGACAATGGAAATATAAGACACTAGGACAATCAAGATAGTACTCATGACAACTATTGTGGACAAGGTAAAATGAACAATGTCTGTACTGTGGATGTCAGAGCAGGACAACTTCAGGATTGGAGGGATATCACAGAAGAAATGATTAATTACATTGGAGCCACAGAAAGACAAACTAAATATAAAAATTGTCTGTGCAGTGGAATTCACAAAACCAGTTACGTATGACAAAATGACAAGCAAGATACAAAGTCTCTTGGACATTGCGGTGTGATAAAGTAATGGATTGCAAATAGCCACAAAGCGGTCGTAGGCCATCACACCCAAAAGACAACATTCATTTGTTACAAAgatacagaaaaaataaaactgcacagCACATTCAATGAAGGGAATGGTTCTGTTTTCAGATACAAAGGTCATGAGCATCTTAGGGGCAATGACTGATGAATAACCAACATCTACAAGGGACAGGTTACTgagaaagaaatacattggaGTCTGAAGTCGGGCATCAATCCAGATTAAAAGAACCATCCCAAAGTTCCCCACCAGGGTGGTGATATAGATACCAAGGAACAGGACAAAAAGAGGAATCTGCAGCTCTGGGTGATCCATGAATCCCACCAAAATGAATTCTGTCACACTGGTATgattctttctttccatttatgTTCTTTTGTTCTCCACTGAAAGAGAGAAGGAGCA
The nucleotide sequence above comes from Zootoca vivipara chromosome 1, rZooViv1.1, whole genome shotgun sequence. Encoded proteins:
- the LOC118090048 gene encoding olfactory receptor 5AP2-like isoform X2 — protein: MERKNHTSVTEFILVGFMDHPELQIPLFVLFLGIYITTLVGNFGMVLLIWIDARLQTPMYFFLSNLSLVDVGYSSVIAPKMLMTFVSENRTIPFIECAVQFYFFCIFVTNECCLLGVMAYDRFVAICNPLLYHTAMSKRLCILLVILSYVTGFVNSTAQTIFIFSLSFCGSNVINHFFCDIPPILKLSCSDIHSTDIVHFTLSTIVVMSTILIVLVSYISIVTTILKINSAEGRRKAFSTCASHIMAVTIFYGTLIFMYLRPTSGYTMDQDKIISVFYTLVIPMLNPLIYSLRNREVKEAVKRML
- the LOC118090048 gene encoding olfactory receptor 5AP2-like isoform X1 → MERKNHTSVTEFILVGFMDHPELQIPLFVLFLGIYITTLVGNFGMVLLIWIDARLQTPMYFFLSNLSLVDVGYSSVIAPKMLMTFVSENRTIPFIECAVQFYFFCIFVTNECCLLGVMAYDRFVAICNPLLYHTAMSKRLCILLVILSYVTGFVNSTAQTIFIFSLSFCGSNVINHFFCDIPPILKLSCSDIHSTDIVHFTLSTIVVMSTILIVLVSYISIVTTILKINSAEGRRKAFSTCASHIMAVTIFYGTLIFMYLRPTSGYTMDQDKIISVFYTLVIPMLNPLIYSLRNREVKEAVKKLIQKK